GTCCCACGTCCTCGACGCTGCGCGCGGCCGCCCCGCCGTCGACGTCGGCCTCGAGCTGCGCGACGCCGCAGGCGCGGTCGTCGCGACCGCCCGCACCGACAACGACGGGCGCTTCCGCCTCGACGGCGAGCTCGCCGGCGGGCCCCACGACCTCGTCATCGCCGCGGGCGACTACCTCGCCGCGCACGACACACCCACGTTCCTCACGCGCGTCATCCTCGGCTTCGAGGTCGACCCCGCGCAGGACCACTACCACGTGGCTCTCCTCCTGAGCCCGTTCGCCTGCACCGCCTACCGAGGGAGCTGACATGACCACCGCCGCTGACATCGTCCTGGGAGCCAACCAGTACGGGAAGGGCGAGG
This genomic window from Flavimobilis soli contains:
- a CDS encoding hydroxyisourate hydrolase; the encoded protein is MTTFSSHVLDAARGRPAVDVGLELRDAAGAVVATARTDNDGRFRLDGELAGGPHDLVIAAGDYLAAHDTPTFLTRVILGFEVDPAQDHYHVALLLSPFACTAYRGS